ACTTTCTTAAAGGATCCTCACCAATCATAAAGAATTTTTTATAGGCCTCTTGATAGGTCCATGCTCCCAAGAGAATAAGAAGATAGAGGGGTGTAATATATTTCATTATAAAGTAGAAAAATCTGGGAATGCGGATATCTGCTCCTTTGTGAATCTCATTCCATGCCTTATCCATTCCAAAGATCCAGGCAAAGATGATGATCTCTGTAACAGAAAATACCACTAAACCAAAGGTTCCTGCCCAGAAGTCCAGCTCATCTAAGAATCCATATTTGAAAAAGAAGATAACGCAAAGGGTGGAAACAAATAATACAGACATGGCTACAATCACAGCCTTGGATCTTTTCCATTTTAGCTCATCCTGGAGAAAGGCTATGGCAGGTTGGGTCAAAGCCACTGAGGAGGTGATTCCAGCAATGAAAAGGAGAAAGAACCAGAGAGCACCAAAGAGTTGGCCCAAGGGGATCTTCTGGAATATGACAGGAAGGGATTGGAATCCAAGATCAAAGGCTCCACCCTGGGCGATGATCTGGGTCTCTGCTAGTCCAAAAAAGGCTACTGCTGCAGGAATGGCAATGGTTCCTCCACAGACTATCTCTGCAAATTCATTGGTGGAGGATGTGGCCAATCCTGAAAGCACAATATCATCCTGCTCTCTGATATAACTGGCATAGGTATGGATGAGCCCCGCACCAAGACTTAAGGTGAAGAATATCTGACCTGCTGCCACTAACCATATATTGGCCTCTGTCAGTCTGGAAAAACCAGGGTTCCAGATGAATCCCATTCCATTGGCAATGTTCCAGTCAGGGTGCTCAGGATTGGGGGTTCCTAAGGTAAGAACCCTTATAACAAGGATAAGAGCTAAAATGAACAATAAGGGCATCCCTATCTTGGCCAAAACCTCAATACCTTTGGAAATTCCTCTGTAGAGGAAGTAGAAATTTATGGCAAAGGTGATAATGAAAAATATCAGAGCAGGAAAAAGACTTGTAAAAAATTGATTCTGCTCAATACCCTGATATCCTCTTAGAAACTGGCCCATGAGTTCTCTGGTTTGATTTCCGAAGTATTTTCCAGTGGCTGAAAAATATGCAAAGCCTAAGGTCCAGGATTCAATGAAGACATAATAGATTACAATAGTAAAAGGAAGAATCACACCCAAGACGCCCAGATATTTGGAGATGGGGTTTCTCCATAGAACATGGAACATTCCTGGAGCTGTTCCATGGCCATGCTTTCCGCCATAACGGCCAATCCCCCATTCAACCCACATAAGGGGAATACCTAAAAGAAGGAAGGCTGTAAAGTAGGGGATCATGAAGGCTCCTCCACCATTGGCTGCTGCCTTTACAGGAAATCTCAAGAAATTTCCCAGTCCTATGGCATTTCCAGCCATGGCCAGTATCAATCCAATCCTCGTTCCCCACCTTTCTCTTTCCATTGTTCTCTCCTTTCTATTTGACTTTTTTGCCTTTTCTCAGGACATTGAAAAATGAATAGATAGATAGGAAGATTGCAATCCCCCACCCAAAGATTAAGAATATCCATCCTCCAGCAGTAAGTCCCTTCTCCATACATCCTCCTTTCTGTCTTTAAGATTATAAGAATTTAATTAACCCAGCTAAGATGATCTTCTTTTTTTCCCTCTATTCTCATTCTCCCTTTAGCTACGAGCATAAAAGTGTAATCTCAAATATCCATGTTGTCAATATTTCGATTTTCTTCAAAAATAATCTACCCGAAAGAAGATAGTTTGAAGTGCAGCTTTACTTTGATCAGCAGCAATAGTAAATATAATGTTTGACTCTAAACATTCAAGGAGAAATATTACCCTACCTGAATTCATCATAGAGAGATAAACCGTTTTCAGCCAAATAAGCAACCATGGGTATATATCCTCTAAATCCATGATAGGTTCTCTCTGCTTCTTACTTTTCTGCTTCAATTGCAACAGACGGAGTTCTCTTTTGTTTAGAGAATTTCTCTCGCGGGAATAGGGAGCCAGGTGTACCTTGACAATTAAAAAAATAAATATTATATTATAAATGATATTTTCACTATTAAATGGATTTAATCGAAAAAATTAAAGCGATATCCGATATAGTTGAAATAGCATCTAATTACACAACCCTAAAAAGAAGTGGAAGGAGATATGTAGGTCTTTGTCCATTTCACTCAGAAAAAACTCCTTCTTTTACAGTAGATCAGGAAAAATCTCTTTACCATTGCTTTGGATGCGGAGCAGGAGGAGATGTTTTTACTCTTATCGTTGAAAAGGAAAAACTAAGCTTTACTGAAGCTGTAGAATTTCTTGCAAAAAAATACAATATTCCATTAGAAAAAAAAGCTGGATATTCGGGTTTGAAAAAATTAGAAGATGATATCTTAAAAATAAATTCTCAGGCACTGAAACTTTTCCAAAATACCCTTTTCAACTCAGCTGAAGGAAAAGAAGCCCTTAAATATCTTGAAAAAAGAGGTATATCAAAAAACACTATAGAAGAATTTCAGATTGGATACGCTTCAAAGAATCCTTATTTCCTGGTAAATATCTTCAAAAAAATGTCCACTCCTATGGATCTCCTTCTAAAATCAGGACTTATAGTTCCTGCGTCTAATGATTATATGGATAGGTTCAAAGGGAGGATAATATTCCCGATTAAAAATGAAATAGGAAATGTAGTAGGATTCGGAGGAAGGGCAATCTCTGAAGAAAATCCAAAATACCTTAACTCTCCAGAAACACCTCTTTACTCAAAAAGAAGAAACCTTTTCAGGTTGGATTTAGCAAAAAAAGCTATAAAAGAGAAGGAATATGTAATATTGGTGGAAGGATATTTTGATTTAATATCGATTTACAGTAATGGATTTAAAAATGCCCTTGCATCTCTTGGAACAAGTCTTACACCTGAACAGGTTTCCTTGATAAAAAGGTTT
This genomic window from Acidobacteriota bacterium contains:
- a CDS encoding sodium-dependent transporter; the encoded protein is MERERWGTRIGLILAMAGNAIGLGNFLRFPVKAAANGGGAFMIPYFTAFLLLGIPLMWVEWGIGRYGGKHGHGTAPGMFHVLWRNPISKYLGVLGVILPFTIVIYYVFIESWTLGFAYFSATGKYFGNQTRELMGQFLRGYQGIEQNQFFTSLFPALIFFIITFAINFYFLYRGISKGIEVLAKIGMPLLFILALILVIRVLTLGTPNPEHPDWNIANGMGFIWNPGFSRLTEANIWLVAAGQIFFTLSLGAGLIHTYASYIREQDDIVLSGLATSSTNEFAEIVCGGTIAIPAAVAFFGLAETQIIAQGGAFDLGFQSLPVIFQKIPLGQLFGALWFFLLFIAGITSSVALTQPAIAFLQDELKWKRSKAVIVAMSVLFVSTLCVIFFFKYGFLDELDFWAGTFGLVVFSVTEIIIFAWIFGMDKAWNEIHKGADIRIPRFFYFIMKYITPLYLLILLGAWTYQEAYKKFFMIGEDPLRKSYLWGARGMIAIFIIVVSILVWKVWKRREKET
- the dnaG gene encoding DNA primase; the encoded protein is MDLIEKIKAISDIVEIASNYTTLKRSGRRYVGLCPFHSEKTPSFTVDQEKSLYHCFGCGAGGDVFTLIVEKEKLSFTEAVEFLAKKYNIPLEKKAGYSGLKKLEDDILKINSQALKLFQNTLFNSAEGKEALKYLEKRGISKNTIEEFQIGYASKNPYFLVNIFKKMSTPMDLLLKSGLIVPASNDYMDRFKGRIIFPIKNEIGNVVGFGGRAISEENPKYLNSPETPLYSKRRNLFRLDLAKKAIKEKEYVILVEGYFDLISIYSNGFKNALASLGTSLTPEQVSLIKRFTDKIYVCYDRDEAGVQATIRALPIIFEIGLIPRIILIEEGTDPDKFINKYGAGEFKKAIENSVSSIEFLMKHSFNYKNSDSLEKRISIIRKVLEIIEKIPDWLLRGEYIKELSSYSSIDEETLMMYFKEKRNRDSVLKKQDEITYAEKIIISTAILNKDNSGEIIKKISEMNLDNFKSKEILKAIISVFEKNRTLDISQINELLDKDSKDILYNLLLSEDKIEQSENINECFLILQRMILENNLKEIQRKIKECELRKDKNSLLSLLNLKQEITKKIINLSNKKEVNH